ATCACCGCCTTTGGGCATGCGCTTTTTCAGCCACCTGGGCTTTCCCTTCCGGATGTTACCGGAAGAAGAAGTCTCTTTGTGGCCGTTCAAATGGGTATTCATGGATTTGCCCCTTTTGTGTTAAAATTAAAAATTTGGCAAAAAAATCTGAAAAACAAAAGTTTAACTTGTTCCATGGACGCTTTCGAGTCAAAGGTAAACTTTTTATTTTCCTGTTCAAGGGACGTCATGGATAAATTCTGGAGGCCACAGGGATTGATCCAGGTAAATGGGGTCAAATCCGGGCAGACATTCAGTGCCAGGCCATGGATGCAGATCCCTTTTTTAATCGAGAGGCCCACACTGCCGATTTTCTTGTTTCCCACCCAGAGACCGTGGTTTTTCGGGTCTCTTCGGGCTTCGACACCAAACTCTCGGGCCGTTTTCATCATAATTTCCTCAAGGCCGTACACAAAGTCGGCCACCCCGATCCTGCACCGCTCCAGGTTGATGATGGGATAGAGAACGGCCTGGCCCGGCCCGTGAAAGGTAATATTCCCACCTCTTGCAGTCTGGACAATTTCAATGCCTTTATCGGCAAGAAACTGTTCGGAC
This window of the uncultured Desulfobacter sp. genome carries:
- the lipB gene encoding lipoyl(octanoyl) transferase LipB is translated as MMTGHTRAVDDRCAVFEDLGIRDYVQVLDLQTAARDNMIRNPGLSDRVLFLQHPAVYTLGKRGGRENLVVSEQFLADKGIEIVQTARGGNITFHGPGQAVLYPIINLERCRIGVADFVYGLEEIMMKTAREFGVEARRDPKNHGLWVGNKKIGSVGLSIKKGICIHGLALNVCPDLTPFTWINPCGLQNLSMTSLEQENKKFTFDSKASMEQVKLLFFRFFCQIFNFNTKGANP